In the genome of Bacillus sp. S3, one region contains:
- the hslO gene encoding Hsp33 family molecular chaperone HslO: MKDYLVKALAYEGNIRAYAVRTTETVSEAQRRHQTWRTASAALGRTMTAGVIMGAMLKGEDKLTIKINGGGPIGPIVVDSNAKGEVRGYVTNPEVDFESNENGKLDVRRAVGTDGILAVVKDTGLRDFFSGQVPLVSGELGEDFTYYFATSEQVPSSVGVGVLVNPDDTILAAGGFIFQLMPGTPDQIITKLEERLKTIEPISILIERGLTPEQILEELFGKEHVKVLETMPVSFQCNCSKERFANAITGLGAAEITAMIEEDGMAEAHCHFCNEKYHFSKEELEELKRDAK; the protein is encoded by the coding sequence ATGAAGGATTATCTAGTTAAGGCTCTTGCTTATGAGGGAAACATACGAGCATATGCTGTCCGTACGACAGAAACGGTAAGTGAGGCGCAGCGACGTCATCAAACATGGCGGACGGCTTCAGCTGCACTTGGCCGCACGATGACCGCAGGGGTCATAATGGGCGCAATGCTTAAAGGTGAGGATAAACTTACGATTAAAATAAACGGCGGAGGTCCAATCGGTCCGATTGTGGTTGACAGCAATGCGAAGGGGGAAGTCCGCGGATATGTGACCAATCCGGAGGTTGACTTTGAATCAAACGAAAACGGCAAGCTTGATGTCCGCCGCGCGGTCGGCACAGACGGCATATTAGCGGTTGTGAAAGATACTGGCTTGCGTGACTTTTTCTCTGGTCAGGTGCCGCTTGTATCTGGCGAATTAGGCGAAGACTTTACGTATTACTTTGCAACGTCTGAGCAGGTACCTTCCTCTGTGGGTGTCGGTGTCTTAGTGAATCCGGATGATACGATTTTGGCTGCGGGTGGGTTTATTTTCCAATTAATGCCCGGCACACCAGATCAAATTATAACAAAGCTTGAAGAACGATTGAAAACGATTGAGCCAATATCAATATTAATTGAACGGGGTCTGACACCCGAGCAAATCCTGGAAGAACTGTTTGGAAAAGAGCATGTAAAGGTACTAGAAACGATGCCGGTAAGCTTCCAATGTAATTGCTCTAAAGAGCGATTTGCGAATGCGATTACGGGACTTGGCGCAGCTGAAATAACGGCAATGATCGAAGAAGATGGGATGGCTGAAGCTCATTGCCATTTCTGCAATGAAAAATACCATTTTTCAAAGGAAGAATTAGAAGAGCTAAAAAGGGATGCTAAATAA
- a CDS encoding peptidyl-prolyl cis-trans isomerase — MRKKQLWMVIAALIMLNCLTVAFFLTRANVAGGEAIHDEAVATVGKTSILRQDWLNELESRYGKDVLKEMVDQKVVEEMSAKYHIKVSDQDVDREFRMMQTTYNSFNSKTNKNERKWKEQIRNTLLLEELLTKDVKVSSKELRGYYEKNKQLFNVPPAYHLSHIIVKTKKEAGQTVKELANGSSFSTLAMERSIEEFSANEGGDIGYISEEDERYPKQYIETAKQLKKGAYSKPLKVKEGYALLKLEGKINGKSYAYDDVKEAIRRQIALEQMKSPATAATFWDEAEVEWFYGEKKKAN; from the coding sequence ATGAGGAAGAAGCAGCTTTGGATGGTGATTGCTGCTCTCATTATGCTTAATTGTTTAACAGTTGCTTTTTTCCTGACACGAGCAAATGTGGCAGGCGGTGAGGCAATCCATGATGAGGCAGTGGCTACCGTGGGGAAAACGTCTATCTTGAGGCAGGACTGGCTGAACGAACTTGAATCGAGATACGGAAAAGACGTTTTAAAAGAAATGGTTGATCAAAAGGTCGTAGAGGAAATGTCGGCCAAATATCATATAAAAGTTTCCGATCAAGATGTCGATCGGGAATTTAGAATGATGCAGACCACTTATAATTCATTTAATTCGAAAACGAATAAAAATGAGAGAAAGTGGAAGGAACAAATTCGGAACACACTTCTTTTGGAAGAACTTTTAACAAAGGACGTGAAGGTCTCGAGTAAGGAATTGAGAGGCTATTATGAAAAAAATAAACAGCTTTTCAATGTTCCTCCTGCCTATCATCTATCGCATATTATTGTGAAGACAAAGAAAGAGGCGGGTCAGACTGTTAAGGAGTTAGCCAATGGGTCAAGCTTTTCCACGCTAGCTATGGAACGCTCAATCGAGGAGTTTTCTGCTAATGAAGGCGGCGATATTGGTTATATTAGTGAAGAGGATGAGCGTTATCCAAAGCAATATATCGAAACCGCAAAACAGTTAAAAAAGGGTGCCTATAGTAAACCGCTCAAGGTGAAGGAGGGGTATGCCCTTTTAAAGCTTGAAGGGAAAATAAACGGGAAAAGTTATGCCTACGATGACGTAAAAGAGGCAATCCGCCGGCAAATTGCTCTTGAGCAAATGAAGTCACCTGCAACGGCCGCAACCTTTTGGGATGAAGCCGAGGTGGAGTGGTTTTATGGAGAGAAGAAAAAGGCAAACTAG
- the cysK gene encoding cysteine synthase A — MVRVANSVAELVGQTPIVKLNRLVDENSAEVYLKLEYFNPGSSVKDRIALAMIEAAEEQGLIKPGVDTIIEPTSGNTGIGLAMIAAAKGYNAVFVMPETMSLERRNLLRAYGAELVLTPGPEGMKGAIAKAEELVKEHGYFLPQQFKNEANPEVHRRTTGKEIAEQMDTLDAFVSGIGTGGTISGAGAVLRETFPEVKIYAVEPKDSAVLSGGKPGPHKLQGLGAGFIPDTLNTNIYDEVIQINTKEAFEASRRAAREEGILGGISSGAAISAALKVAKELGKGKKVLAIIPDNGERYLSTQLYQYDVE; from the coding sequence ATGGTTCGTGTAGCAAATTCAGTTGCCGAATTAGTCGGCCAAACACCAATTGTTAAGTTAAACAGATTAGTAGATGAAAACAGTGCTGAGGTCTATTTAAAGCTTGAATATTTTAACCCTGGGAGCAGTGTGAAGGATCGTATTGCCTTAGCAATGATTGAAGCTGCTGAGGAACAAGGCTTAATCAAACCGGGTGTTGACACGATTATTGAGCCTACAAGTGGAAATACTGGCATTGGACTCGCGATGATTGCAGCTGCAAAAGGATACAATGCAGTGTTTGTTATGCCGGAGACCATGAGCTTAGAAAGAAGAAACTTGCTTCGCGCCTATGGAGCTGAGCTTGTGTTAACACCAGGTCCAGAAGGAATGAAGGGTGCGATTGCAAAAGCAGAAGAGCTTGTAAAGGAACACGGGTATTTCTTACCGCAGCAATTTAAGAACGAAGCTAATCCTGAAGTCCATAGAAGAACGACTGGTAAAGAAATTGCTGAACAGATGGATACGCTTGATGCATTTGTATCAGGAATTGGTACAGGTGGAACCATTTCAGGTGCAGGCGCTGTGCTGCGCGAAACATTCCCTGAAGTGAAGATCTATGCAGTGGAGCCGAAGGATTCAGCAGTGCTGTCTGGCGGCAAGCCTGGGCCTCATAAGCTTCAAGGCCTTGGAGCAGGATTTATTCCAGATACGTTAAATACAAACATCTATGATGAAGTGATTCAAATTAATACAAAAGAAGCGTTTGAAGCCTCCCGCCGCGCGGCTAGAGAAGAGGGGATTCTTGGCGGAATCTCTTCAGGAGCCGCTATTTCTGCAGCTTTAAAGGTTGCAAAGGAATTAGGAAAAGGTAAAAAGGTGCTGGCGATTATTCCAGATAACGGAGAACGTTATCTAAGTACACAGCTTTATCAATATGATGTAGAATAA
- the folP gene encoding dihydropteroate synthase, which yields MKAAEEQIQCGPYTLDFSKKTIVMGILNITPDSFSDGGKYNRIEHAVKRAKEMAANGADIIDIGGESTRPGFAAVSIEEELERVIPVIKAISEQVQIPISIDTYKAEVAKQAIEAGAHIINDIWGAKADENMGKVAAEYHVPIVLMHNRHDRNYKVFIRDVINDLYESIAIVKKAGVKDENIILDPGIGFARDYQENLLTMQNLDKFVMLGYPVLLGTSRKSMIGQALDLPIDERLEGTGATVCYGIQKGCQIIRIHDVKEMSRMAKMMDAMMGKGVVLG from the coding sequence ATGAAGGCAGCAGAAGAGCAAATCCAGTGTGGCCCATATACCTTGGACTTTTCTAAGAAAACAATTGTGATGGGAATTTTAAATATTACGCCTGATTCCTTTTCGGATGGCGGAAAATATAATCGAATTGAACATGCAGTTAAACGTGCGAAAGAAATGGCTGCAAACGGTGCAGATATTATTGATATTGGCGGCGAATCAACACGACCGGGTTTTGCGGCTGTTTCTATAGAGGAGGAACTCGAGCGGGTTATTCCGGTGATCAAAGCCATTTCTGAACAGGTTCAAATCCCGATTTCTATTGATACCTATAAAGCAGAGGTAGCGAAGCAGGCCATTGAAGCTGGCGCCCATATTATCAATGATATTTGGGGAGCGAAGGCGGATGAGAATATGGGGAAAGTGGCCGCTGAATACCATGTGCCAATCGTTTTAATGCATAACCGGCATGACCGAAATTACAAGGTGTTTATAAGAGATGTAATAAATGACTTATACGAGAGTATAGCAATTGTAAAAAAAGCAGGGGTAAAGGATGAAAATATTATCCTCGATCCTGGTATTGGTTTTGCGAGAGACTATCAGGAAAATCTGCTAACGATGCAAAATTTAGATAAATTTGTCATGCTTGGATATCCGGTTTTATTAGGTACTTCCAGAAAATCAATGATTGGACAAGCATTAGATCTCCCTATTGATGAAAGATTGGAAGGTACAGGCGCTACCGTATGCTATGGCATTCAAAAAGGGTGTCAAATCATCCGAATCCATGACGTGAAGGAAATGAGCCGAATGGCGAAAATGATGGACGCGATGATGGGAAAGGGTGTTGTGCTTGGATAA
- the folB gene encoding dihydroneopterin aldolase: MDKIYVNRMEFYGYHGVFPEETRLGQRFAVDLTVSVNLKRAGETDQLDYSVNYGELYEVCKGIVEGKPYKLVEAVAEKIAAAVLEQFILVHDVTVKVIKPDPPIPGHYQSVAVEITRRR; this comes from the coding sequence TTGGATAAAATATATGTCAACCGAATGGAATTTTACGGATACCATGGTGTATTCCCAGAAGAGACTAGGCTGGGACAGCGATTCGCGGTTGATTTAACGGTTTCGGTTAATTTGAAAAGAGCCGGTGAAACTGATCAACTAGACTACTCGGTCAATTATGGGGAACTTTACGAAGTGTGCAAAGGAATTGTCGAGGGAAAACCGTATAAGCTCGTGGAAGCTGTTGCTGAGAAAATTGCAGCAGCGGTGTTGGAGCAATTTATTCTTGTGCATGATGTAACAGTAAAAGTGATTAAGCCGGATCCGCCGATTCCCGGCCATTACCAATCTGTTGCAGTAGAAATTACAAGGAGAAGATAA
- the folK gene encoding 2-amino-4-hydroxy-6-hydroxymethyldihydropteridine diphosphokinase, with amino-acid sequence MENRAFIALGSNIGNRYDTIMSALKLLTENPKIKLVNYSSIYETDPIGYEEQDLFLNMVIEIQTVLSGIELLDFCLKAEFELGRKREIRWGPRSIDLDILTFNQENIETEKLTVPHPRMTERAFVMVPLVEINPDHHIPGVDKPLNVLLNELPDKEGVRIWKRKSGEGVFEPIES; translated from the coding sequence GTGGAAAACAGAGCATTTATTGCCCTCGGCTCAAATATAGGAAACCGTTATGATACGATAATGAGTGCGTTAAAACTTTTAACAGAGAACCCAAAAATTAAATTGGTAAATTACTCCTCTATTTATGAAACAGATCCTATTGGTTATGAAGAGCAGGATTTATTTTTAAATATGGTAATTGAGATTCAGACAGTATTAAGTGGAATAGAGCTGCTGGATTTCTGCCTTAAGGCGGAGTTTGAACTTGGGAGAAAAAGGGAAATAAGGTGGGGTCCGCGCTCAATAGACCTTGACATTCTGACTTTTAACCAAGAAAATATTGAAACGGAGAAACTAACCGTTCCGCACCCAAGGATGACAGAGCGGGCATTTGTTATGGTGCCACTTGTAGAAATCAATCCTGATCATCATATTCCCGGGGTGGATAAACCTCTTAACGTATTATTGAACGAACTACCAGATAAAGAAGGAGTCCGAATATGGAAGCGGAAAAGTGGGGAAGGCGTATTCGAGCCTATCGAAAGCTAA
- a CDS encoding helix-turn-helix domain-containing protein: protein MEAEKWGRRIRAYRKLKGYTQEGFSRELGVSVSILGEIERGNRLPAGDLLERIAHSLKVTIDDLRPKE from the coding sequence ATGGAAGCGGAAAAGTGGGGAAGGCGTATTCGAGCCTATCGAAAGCTAAAGGGATACACACAGGAAGGCTTTTCTAGGGAGCTAGGTGTATCGGTATCCATTTTAGGAGAGATTGAAAGAGGGAATCGCCTGCCTGCAGGTGATCTGCTTGAAAGAATCGCTCATTCATTGAAAGTAACTATAGATGACTTAAGACCTAAAGAATAG
- the dusB gene encoding tRNA dihydrouridine synthase DusB → MLKIGDIEIKNPVVLAPMAGVCNSAFRLTVKEFGAGLVCAEMVSDKGIVLKNEKTMNMLYIDEREKPLSLQIFGGEKETLVKAAKFVDQNTNADIIDINMGCPVPKITKCDAGAKWLLDPNKIYEMVSAVVAEVEKPVTVKMRMGWDEDHIYAVRNAQAVERAGGKAVALHGRTRVQMYEGKANWDIIREVKQSINIPLIGNGDVQTPQDAKRMLDETGVDGVMIGRAALGNPWMIYRTVQYLETGRLMAEPSVREKIDVCILHLDRLIALKSEYIAVREMRKHAAWYLKGVPGNGRVRNAINECDTREHLVTLLNDLVIEVEEKEQNQAIVG, encoded by the coding sequence ATGTTGAAAATTGGCGATATTGAAATAAAGAATCCCGTTGTTCTCGCACCGATGGCTGGTGTCTGTAATTCTGCCTTCCGTTTAACGGTAAAAGAGTTCGGAGCAGGCTTAGTTTGTGCTGAAATGGTTAGTGATAAAGGGATTGTGTTAAAAAATGAAAAAACAATGAATATGCTTTATATCGATGAGCGTGAAAAGCCGTTAAGCTTGCAAATCTTTGGCGGTGAAAAGGAAACGCTTGTGAAAGCAGCAAAGTTTGTTGATCAAAATACCAATGCTGATATTATCGATATTAATATGGGCTGTCCAGTTCCGAAGATTACAAAATGTGATGCCGGGGCAAAATGGCTTCTTGATCCAAATAAGATTTATGAAATGGTTTCAGCAGTTGTAGCTGAGGTAGAAAAGCCTGTAACGGTAAAAATGCGGATGGGCTGGGATGAAGATCATATTTATGCTGTAAGAAATGCTCAGGCTGTTGAGCGTGCCGGCGGTAAAGCTGTAGCCCTTCACGGACGTACCCGTGTACAAATGTATGAAGGCAAGGCCAACTGGGATATCATTCGCGAAGTGAAGCAGTCGATTAACATTCCTTTGATCGGAAATGGTGATGTTCAAACACCGCAGGATGCGAAAAGAATGCTGGATGAAACCGGGGTTGATGGGGTCATGATTGGCAGAGCAGCTCTAGGTAACCCTTGGATGATTTACCGCACGGTGCAGTATTTAGAGACTGGCAGGTTAATGGCAGAACCATCTGTTCGTGAAAAAATTGATGTCTGCATCCTTCATCTTGACCGCTTGATTGCTTTGAAAAGCGAGTACATTGCCGTTCGTGAAATGCGCAAGCATGCTGCCTGGTACTTAAAAGGGGTTCCCGGCAATGGAAGAGTGCGCAATGCCATTAACGAGTGTGATACAAGAGAACATCTTGTTACATTATTAAATGATTTGGTCATTGAAGTAGAAGAAAAGGAACAAAACCAAGCAATTGTTGGTTAA
- the lysS gene encoding lysine--tRNA ligase — protein sequence MSQEELNDQLLVRREKMNTMRENGLDPFGKRFDRTHNTNELIENYGELEKEDIEAKSISVALAGRIMTKRGKGKAGFAHVQDLTGQIQVYVRQDAVGEEQYKVFDSADLGDIIGVTGTLFKTKVGELSVKVENFVFLTKALRPLPDKFHGLKDVEQRYRQRYLDLIMSQESKQTFISRSRIIQSMRRYLDGQGYLEVETPMMHAIAGGASARPFITHHNALDMELYMRIAIELHLKRLIVGGLEKVYEIGRVFRNEGVSTRHNPEFTMIELYEAYADYRDIMSLTENLIAHIAQEVLGTTTIQYGDYEVDLKPEWKRLHMVDAIIEYTGADFWKEMSVEEARELAKEHGVEVTEHMLYGHIVNEFFEQKVEEKLIQPTFIYGHPVEISPLAKKNDEDPRFTDRFELFIVAREHANAFTELNDPIDQRERFEAQLKEREQGNDEAHMMDDDFVEALEYGMPPTGGLGIGIDRLVMLLTNSPSIRDVLLFPLMRHR from the coding sequence ATGAGTCAGGAAGAATTAAATGACCAGTTGTTGGTCAGACGTGAAAAAATGAACACAATGCGTGAAAATGGACTAGATCCATTTGGAAAGCGGTTTGACCGTACCCATAATACAAATGAATTAATCGAAAACTATGGGGAGTTAGAGAAAGAGGATATCGAAGCAAAAAGTATTTCTGTAGCGCTTGCCGGCCGCATTATGACAAAACGCGGTAAAGGTAAGGCTGGATTTGCACATGTTCAGGACTTAACAGGTCAAATCCAAGTTTATGTTCGTCAGGATGCTGTTGGAGAAGAACAGTATAAAGTGTTTGATTCCGCTGATTTAGGAGATATTATCGGGGTTACTGGAACACTATTTAAAACAAAAGTGGGCGAGTTATCGGTTAAGGTTGAAAACTTTGTCTTCTTAACGAAAGCCTTGCGCCCGCTGCCGGATAAATTCCACGGTTTAAAAGATGTAGAGCAGCGCTACCGTCAGCGTTATTTGGATTTAATTATGAGCCAAGAAAGTAAACAAACCTTTATATCGCGCAGCCGGATTATTCAATCAATGCGCCGCTACCTTGATGGCCAGGGGTATTTAGAAGTAGAAACTCCTATGATGCATGCGATTGCTGGCGGAGCTTCTGCGCGCCCGTTCATCACACATCATAATGCACTGGATATGGAATTATACATGCGGATTGCCATCGAACTCCATCTGAAGCGTTTAATTGTCGGCGGTCTTGAAAAAGTATACGAAATTGGCCGTGTCTTTAGAAATGAGGGTGTATCTACTCGACACAATCCTGAATTTACGATGATTGAGCTTTATGAAGCGTACGCAGATTATCGTGATATCATGAGCCTGACTGAAAATCTGATTGCCCATATCGCTCAAGAAGTATTAGGAACTACAACAATCCAATATGGTGACTACGAAGTGGACCTAAAACCGGAGTGGAAGAGACTTCACATGGTAGATGCAATCATAGAATATACCGGCGCAGACTTCTGGAAGGAAATGAGCGTTGAGGAAGCGCGTGAACTTGCAAAAGAACATGGAGTTGAAGTCACTGAACATATGCTTTATGGACATATTGTTAATGAATTCTTTGAGCAAAAGGTAGAAGAGAAATTAATTCAGCCTACATTTATCTATGGACATCCAGTCGAGATTTCTCCGCTTGCGAAGAAAAATGACGAGGATCCAAGATTTACTGATCGCTTTGAATTGTTTATTGTGGCTCGTGAGCATGCCAATGCCTTCACAGAGCTTAATGATCCAATTGATCAAAGAGAACGTTTTGAAGCGCAGCTGAAAGAACGTGAGCAAGGAAATGACGAAGCGCATATGATGGATGACGACTTCGTTGAGGCATTAGAATATGGAATGCCTCCTACAGGCGGATTAGGAATCGGAATTGACCGTTTAGTCATGCTGTTAACAAATTCTCCGTCTATTCGTGACGTACTATTATTCCCGTTAATGCGCCACCGTTAA
- a CDS encoding CtsR family transcriptional regulator yields the protein MRNISDIIEKYLKQVLEMSEKDLVEIKRSEIADKFQCVPSQINYVINTRFTIERGYIVESKRGGGGYIRIMKVQSHDFAHLIDHLLSLFQSRISQTSAEDVIVRLVQEEIITKREAKIMLSVIDRSVLYIDLPYRDELRARMLKAMLTSLKYK from the coding sequence ATGAGAAACATCTCCGATATTATTGAAAAATATCTAAAGCAAGTTTTGGAAATGAGCGAGAAGGACCTTGTTGAAATTAAGCGAAGTGAGATTGCTGATAAATTTCAATGTGTTCCCTCACAAATCAATTATGTAATTAATACTCGTTTTACAATTGAAAGAGGGTATATAGTTGAGAGTAAACGGGGCGGCGGTGGATATATTCGGATTATGAAGGTTCAATCCCACGATTTTGCCCATTTAATCGATCATTTACTTTCACTATTTCAAAGTCGAATAAGTCAAACAAGTGCTGAGGATGTTATCGTAAGACTTGTTCAAGAGGAGATCATTACAAAACGAGAAGCAAAAATTATGTTAAGCGTTATTGATCGTTCCGTTTTATATATTGATCTTCCATACCGAGATGAATTAAGAGCAAGAATGCTAAAAGCAATGTTAACTTCTTTGAAATATAAATAA
- a CDS encoding UvrB/UvrC motif-containing protein, whose translation MICQECNQRPAALHFTKIINGEKTEVHLCEKCAQEKGEMFIFSGETGFAFNNLLAGLLNIDPTFQNPSQSPFHQEEILQCQYCSMTFPQFLKVGRFGCAHCYETFKDQLKPVLRRLHSGNWTHNGKIPKRIGGGIQLRKQIEELKGKLRESISQEEFEKAAEIRDEIRTLERKLADRVEGGE comes from the coding sequence ATGATTTGCCAAGAATGCAATCAAAGGCCTGCAGCACTTCATTTTACAAAAATTATTAATGGAGAAAAAACAGAAGTGCATCTTTGTGAAAAATGTGCTCAGGAAAAAGGTGAAATGTTTATCTTTAGTGGAGAAACGGGATTTGCTTTTAATAATCTGTTAGCTGGTTTATTAAATATTGACCCAACCTTTCAAAATCCAAGTCAAAGTCCATTCCATCAGGAGGAAATACTTCAGTGCCAGTACTGCTCCATGACTTTTCCTCAATTCTTAAAAGTAGGCAGGTTTGGGTGTGCACACTGCTATGAGACATTTAAAGACCAGCTAAAGCCAGTTTTAAGGCGCCTTCATAGTGGAAACTGGACACATAATGGTAAAATTCCAAAAAGAATTGGCGGGGGGATTCAACTTCGAAAACAGATTGAAGAGCTGAAAGGTAAGCTGAGAGAATCCATCTCCCAGGAGGAATTTGAAAAAGCAGCAGAGATTCGTGATGAAATACGCACATTAGAAAGAAAATTAGCCGATCGTGTTGAGGGAGGGGAATAA
- a CDS encoding protein arginine kinase — translation MSLERFLRSAVSSWMSEEGPDSDIVLSSRIRLARNFEDYKFPTVFSHEEAKMIIVNIEEILRKSADQNFGQMELLKIDEMQPLQKRVLVEKHLISPQLAEDSPYGAVLLTENEEVSIMINEEDHIRIQCLFPGLQLSEALDAANQIDDWLESNIQYAFDEKHGYLTSCPTNVGTGLRASVMMHLPGLILTQQINRIIPAIHQLGLVVRGIYGEGSEALGNIFQISNQITLGKSEEDISRDLMGVVGQLISQERSAREALRKTSNIQLEDRVYRSLGVLTNSRIIESKEAARCLSDVRLGIDMGFIENMPKTILNELMILTQPGFLQQYAGGPLRPHERDIRRAALIRDRIKMENDNR, via the coding sequence GTGTCACTTGAACGGTTTCTGAGGTCTGCCGTCAGCTCCTGGATGAGCGAAGAGGGGCCTGATTCGGATATTGTTCTTAGTTCCCGAATCCGTTTAGCGCGGAACTTTGAAGACTATAAATTTCCAACTGTTTTTTCACATGAAGAAGCAAAAATGATTATTGTAAATATAGAAGAAATTTTAAGAAAATCTGCTGATCAAAATTTTGGGCAAATGGAATTGCTGAAAATCGATGAAATGCAGCCGCTGCAAAAAAGGGTATTAGTGGAAAAGCACCTGATTAGTCCGCAACTGGCTGAAGATTCACCATACGGTGCTGTTTTATTAACCGAAAATGAAGAAGTCAGTATTATGATAAATGAGGAAGATCATATTCGGATTCAATGCCTATTCCCTGGTTTACAATTATCTGAAGCATTAGATGCAGCCAATCAAATTGATGATTGGCTGGAAAGTAATATTCAATATGCCTTTGATGAGAAGCATGGTTATTTAACCAGCTGTCCGACCAACGTTGGAACAGGGCTCCGAGCATCCGTGATGATGCATTTGCCAGGGTTAATCTTAACACAGCAAATCAACCGGATCATTCCGGCCATTCATCAGTTAGGGCTCGTTGTTAGAGGAATCTATGGCGAGGGCAGTGAAGCACTGGGTAATATCTTTCAAATTTCCAATCAAATTACGCTTGGAAAGTCAGAAGAGGATATTAGCCGCGATTTGATGGGAGTTGTAGGCCAGCTAATTTCTCAAGAAAGGTCTGCACGTGAAGCATTACGAAAAACTTCAAACATACAATTAGAAGACAGGGTATATCGCTCCTTAGGAGTTTTAACGAATAGCCGGATTATTGAATCAAAAGAAGCGGCTAGATGTTTATCCGATGTAAGGCTTGGGATCGATATGGGGTTTATCGAAAATATGCCGAAAACGATATTAAACGAATTAATGATTTTGACCCAGCCGGGTTTTCTTCAGCAATATGCCGGCGGACCATTGCGGCCGCATGAAAGGGATATTCGAAGAGCGGCATTAATTAGGGATCGAATAAAAATGGAGAATGATAATAGGTGA